One region of Bacteroidota bacterium genomic DNA includes:
- the thpR gene encoding RNA 2',3'-cyclic phosphodiesterase gives MVRIFLAFPLPLNLRKQLLQMFSGYSNAAGFRWTPEENLHITIFFIGEVEEEKIPLIREKIQGVLSQQSSFHLEFEQFEFRGHSRKPSMFWARLKNQKFFRFCQLR, from the coding sequence ATGGTTCGAATATTTCTTGCATTTCCTCTTCCATTGAATTTACGGAAACAATTACTGCAAATGTTTTCCGGATACAGCAATGCTGCAGGTTTTCGCTGGACTCCGGAAGAGAATCTGCACATCACAATATTTTTTATAGGTGAAGTAGAAGAAGAGAAGATTCCTCTCATCCGAGAAAAAATACAGGGAGTCCTCAGTCAGCAATCATCCTTTCATCTCGAATTTGAGCAGTTCGAATTTCGCGGACACAGCAGGAAGCCTTCAATGTTTTGGGCGCGTTTAAAAAATCAAAAGTTTTTTCGGTTTTGTCAGCTAAGGTAG
- a CDS encoding NifU family protein, translating to MEIKKVITVYAEATPNQAAMKFVVNRYLLEEGSVEYTSKDQAKNCPLAMQLFGFSGISGVFITTNFVTLTKNSDVDWYETMGIFREFIKSYMESGQPVFTGPVEQIADPEIDRTKTASAIETKIIETLDEYVKPAVEQDGGAIHFKSFSDGIVTLVMKGSCSGCPSSTQTLKGGIEKLLKSLVPEVNEVVAEEG from the coding sequence ATGGAAATCAAAAAAGTAATCACTGTTTATGCCGAGGCGACGCCGAATCAGGCGGCGATGAAATTTGTAGTGAACCGCTACCTCCTTGAGGAAGGCAGTGTTGAGTACACTTCTAAGGATCAGGCAAAGAACTGCCCTTTGGCTATGCAGCTCTTTGGGTTTTCAGGCATTTCCGGCGTTTTTATCACGACAAATTTTGTAACGCTGACCAAAAACTCAGATGTGGACTGGTATGAAACCATGGGGATCTTCAGAGAGTTCATTAAAAGCTATATGGAAAGCGGACAACCGGTGTTTACCGGTCCGGTTGAACAAATTGCTGATCCGGAAATCGACAGGACAAAAACAGCCTCAGCAATTGAAACCAAGATCATTGAAACCCTCGACGAATATGTTAAACCTGCTGTCGAACAAGACGGCGGTGCGATTCATTTCAAATCTTTTTCAGATGGTATAGTTACATTGGTGATGAAAGGTTCATGCAGTGGCTGTCCATCTTCTACACAAACATTAAAAGGCGGAATTGAAAAATTATTAAAAAGCCTTGTACCGGAAGTGAATGAAGTTGTTGCTGAAGAAGGTTGA
- the nadB gene encoding L-aspartate oxidase → MSTTQKQVDFLVIGSGIAGLTFALKVAEHGKVIIITKANAEESNTKYAQGGIAGVMHGPDTFEKHVQDTLECGAGLCDERIVRMVVTEGAQRIREIIEWGTRFDKNETGDFDLAKEGGHSEHRVLHFKDATGNEIERALLEQIHQHPNISIYTHYFAVDIITQHHLGKEVMRSTPGIECYGAYVLNLQTKEIETILSKVTLVATGGAGQVYKATTNPVIATGDGIAMVYRAKGQVKDMEFIQFHPTALYNPGEHPSFLITEAVRGFGAVLKTQDGVEFMQKYDERKSLAPRDIVARAIDNEMKISGDEFVFLDCRHIPFDKFVEHFPNINQKCKSIGIDVTKNMIPVVPAAHYICGGIVVDEFGRSNIGNLYAAGECACTGLHGANRLASNSLLEALVFSHRAAMNAITTYNSVQYNKEVPDWDAEGTTQPNEMVLITHNLRELQDVMSNYVGIVRSDQRLKRALNRLRIIYGETEALYERTVLSPKLCELRNLITVAYLIVKFAMERKQNVGLHYSTDNPVTETTKSN, encoded by the coding sequence ATGAGTACAACACAAAAACAAGTAGATTTTTTAGTTATCGGAAGCGGGATTGCCGGACTTACGTTTGCCCTGAAAGTGGCGGAACATGGCAAGGTTATCATTATCACCAAGGCAAACGCTGAAGAGTCCAATACCAAATATGCTCAGGGCGGGATTGCAGGTGTGATGCACGGTCCGGATACTTTTGAAAAACATGTTCAGGATACTCTGGAATGTGGAGCAGGATTATGCGATGAACGAATTGTAAGAATGGTCGTTACCGAAGGAGCCCAGCGCATTCGTGAGATTATTGAATGGGGAACCAGGTTTGATAAAAATGAAACCGGAGATTTCGATCTTGCAAAAGAAGGCGGACACAGTGAGCATCGCGTATTGCATTTCAAAGATGCCACGGGAAATGAAATTGAACGTGCATTGCTGGAACAGATCCATCAGCATCCCAATATTTCTATTTACACACATTATTTTGCCGTTGATATAATTACGCAGCATCATCTTGGAAAAGAAGTGATGCGCAGCACACCGGGGATAGAATGTTATGGAGCATATGTCCTCAACTTGCAGACTAAAGAAATTGAAACGATTCTTAGCAAAGTGACATTGGTAGCTACGGGCGGGGCCGGACAAGTTTACAAAGCCACCACCAATCCGGTTATTGCTACCGGTGATGGTATCGCGATGGTTTATCGGGCAAAAGGGCAGGTGAAAGACATGGAGTTTATTCAATTCCATCCAACAGCTTTGTACAATCCCGGCGAACATCCATCATTCCTGATCACCGAAGCTGTAAGGGGTTTCGGAGCTGTTTTGAAAACACAAGATGGTGTCGAGTTCATGCAGAAGTACGATGAACGGAAATCTCTTGCGCCTCGCGATATTGTCGCACGCGCGATTGATAACGAAATGAAAATTAGCGGAGATGAATTTGTGTTTCTGGATTGCCGCCACATTCCCTTCGATAAATTTGTTGAGCATTTTCCAAACATCAATCAAAAGTGTAAGAGCATTGGTATTGATGTTACAAAAAATATGATTCCTGTTGTTCCTGCCGCTCACTATATCTGCGGAGGAATAGTTGTCGATGAATTCGGCCGCAGCAACATTGGAAATTTATATGCGGCGGGAGAATGTGCCTGTACCGGTTTGCATGGTGCGAACCGGCTAGCGTCTAATTCACTGTTGGAAGCGCTTGTGTTTTCTCACCGCGCTGCAATGAACGCGATTACAACATATAATTCCGTTCAGTATAACAAGGAAGTTCCGGATTGGGATGCGGAAGGAACCACCCAGCCCAATGAAATGGTTCTCATCACCCATAACCTGCGCGAATTGCAGGATGTGATGAGCAACTATGTTGGGATTGTGAGGTCGGATCAGCGACTGAAACGTGCTTTGAATCGTCTGCGAATCATTTATGGAGAAACCGAAGCCTTGTATGAACGCACAGTACTTTCTCCAAAACTTTGCGAACTCAGGAATCTCATTACTGTTGCTTATCTCATTGTAAAATTCGCGATGGAGCGCAAGCAAAATGTTGGCTTACATTATTCGACAGATAATCCGGTCACAGAAACAACAAAAAGCAATTAA
- a CDS encoding acyl transferase — protein sequence MRKIFSAGADELHSLTLDVFKYQVEFNPVYGKYVKSLRPDWKDMSNPAEIPFLPIEFFKNFEILTGFTNSDTVFSSSGTTGMEVSRHFVPDPEIYRTSFRKGFELFYGPAEEYCLLALLPSYMEREGSSLILMADDLIRQSKNPHSGFYLKHSAELSDLLKSLKSKRQKTILLGVTFALLDFAEAFPLSFRELIVMETGGMKGRKKEMVREEVHDVLRKGFDVPAIHSEYGMTELLSQAYSKGDGLFFTPPWMKIFLRDTNDPFSYVEPGTTGGINVIDLANLDSCAFIATQDLGKMHNDNSFEVIGRFDYSDVRGCNLLVI from the coding sequence ATCCGAAAAATATTTTCCGCCGGAGCCGATGAATTGCATTCGCTCACACTTGATGTTTTTAAATACCAGGTGGAATTTAATCCGGTGTATGGAAAGTACGTCAAATCCCTGAGACCCGATTGGAAAGACATGTCAAATCCGGCAGAAATTCCGTTTCTCCCTATTGAATTTTTCAAAAACTTTGAGATTCTCACCGGCTTTACGAATTCCGATACTGTTTTCAGCAGCAGCGGAACAACCGGAATGGAAGTGAGTCGGCATTTTGTTCCTGATCCTGAAATCTATCGAACTTCTTTCAGAAAGGGATTCGAATTGTTTTACGGTCCTGCTGAAGAGTATTGTTTGCTTGCTTTATTGCCTTCGTACATGGAACGGGAAGGTTCATCACTAATTTTGATGGCCGACGATCTGATCCGACAAAGCAAGAATCCTCATAGTGGTTTTTATCTGAAACATTCTGCTGAATTATCCGATCTTCTGAAATCGCTAAAAAGCAAGAGACAAAAAACAATTCTCCTGGGAGTGACTTTTGCATTGCTTGATTTCGCGGAAGCATTTCCACTTAGTTTTCGGGAACTCATTGTGATGGAAACAGGTGGGATGAAGGGGAGAAAAAAGGAAATGGTCCGGGAAGAAGTACATGATGTTTTGCGCAAAGGATTTGATGTTCCTGCAATACATTCGGAATATGGAATGACGGAATTGTTGTCTCAGGCATATTCAAAAGGAGACGGTTTGTTTTTTACTCCACCCTGGATGAAAATTTTTCTGCGAGACACCAATGACCCTTTTAGTTATGTTGAGCCCGGTACCACGGGGGGCATCAATGTCATTGATCTTGCAAACCTGGATTCCTGTGCCTTCATCGCGACCCAGGATTTGGGAAAAATGCACAACGATAACAGCTTTGAAGTGATCGGTCGCTTCGATTATAGCGACGTAAGAGGATGTAACCTATTGGTTATCTGA
- a CDS encoding tyrosine--tRNA ligase: MKNFIEELRWRGMLHDVMPGTEELLNAGMVKGYIGFDPTADSLGVGNLVQVMSLLHFQQCGHKPIALVGGATGMVGDPSGKSQERNLLNEETLNYNLACQKAQLEKFLDFNCGEQSAEIVNNYDWFKNFSFLEFIRDIGKHITINYMMAKDSVSKRMESGMSFTEFSYQLVQGYDFYYLWKHQGIRLQMGGSDQWGNIVTGTELIRRKDGGEAFALTTPLIKKADGTKFGKTEGGNVWLDAKRTSPYQFYQFWMNAADEDSKNYIRIFTLKTKEEIEALETEHAKAPHLRLLQKELAKEVTIRVHSEKDYLAAVEASEILFGKGTAEALMNLSESDLLAVFEGVPKVEISKSELEAGINVVDFLADKTNIFPSRGEARKMIQGGGVLINKGKVEDVERIVSAKDSIREKYILAQKGKKNYYLVVLK, translated from the coding sequence ATGAAGAATTTTATCGAAGAATTGCGCTGGCGGGGAATGTTACACGATGTGATGCCGGGTACAGAAGAACTTCTCAATGCAGGGATGGTCAAGGGCTACATTGGATTTGATCCAACAGCGGATTCCCTTGGCGTGGGTAACCTCGTGCAAGTCATGTCGCTATTGCATTTTCAGCAGTGCGGGCATAAACCCATCGCTCTGGTAGGAGGGGCTACGGGAATGGTGGGCGATCCAAGCGGTAAATCCCAGGAAAGAAACCTGCTCAACGAAGAGACCCTGAATTACAACCTGGCCTGCCAGAAAGCGCAGCTCGAAAAATTCCTCGATTTTAATTGCGGTGAACAATCCGCGGAGATTGTCAATAATTACGACTGGTTTAAAAACTTCAGCTTTCTGGAATTCATCCGCGATATCGGAAAACACATCACGATCAATTACATGATGGCGAAAGATTCTGTTTCCAAAAGAATGGAAAGCGGAATGTCTTTCACGGAATTTTCCTACCAGCTCGTACAGGGCTATGATTTTTACTACCTCTGGAAACACCAGGGAATTCGTCTGCAAATGGGAGGTTCTGATCAGTGGGGAAATATCGTGACCGGCACAGAACTGATCCGCAGAAAAGATGGCGGAGAAGCATTCGCGCTCACAACACCGTTGATCAAAAAAGCGGATGGAACGAAATTCGGAAAGACCGAAGGTGGAAATGTATGGCTGGATGCTAAACGAACTTCTCCTTATCAGTTCTATCAATTCTGGATGAACGCGGCGGATGAAGACTCAAAAAATTACATCCGGATTTTTACACTGAAGACAAAAGAAGAAATCGAAGCGCTGGAAACTGAACATGCGAAGGCTCCTCATTTACGTTTACTTCAGAAGGAGCTTGCAAAAGAAGTGACCATACGTGTTCATTCAGAAAAAGATTACCTCGCAGCTGTTGAAGCATCCGAAATTCTTTTTGGAAAAGGAACAGCGGAAGCATTGATGAATCTTTCTGAAAGTGACCTCCTCGCTGTTTTTGAAGGCGTGCCGAAAGTGGAAATTTCAAAAAGCGAACTGGAAGCAGGAATCAATGTTGTGGATTTTCTTGCCGACAAAACAAATATTTTCCCTTCCCGTGGTGAAGCCCGTAAAATGATACAGGGTGGCGGAGTGCTGATCAATAAAGGCAAAGTAGAAGATGTCGAAAGAATTGTCAGCGCGAAAGACAGTATCAGAGAAAAATATATTCTGGCGCAGAAGGGGAAGAAGAATTATTATTTAGTAGTTCTGAAGTAG
- a CDS encoding NAD-dependent epimerase/dehydratase family protein, with the protein MILVTGGTGLVGSHLLLELCRKGKKVRALHRPGSSHAQVERVFSSAPELMQQIEWFEGDINDVYSVLEAIDGVEEVYHAAGLISFVPSDNNRMMKVNIEGTANMVNMALEKGIKRFCHFSSVAAIGRSEEGLEINEKTVWKTSSLNSNYAISKYGAEREVWRAVEEGLNAVIVNPTIIFGPGNWDSGSAKMFMEVWKGLRFYTTGSTGFVDVRDVASAAVRLMEKGVSAQRYILNSENLPYKKIFETIAEQLHKKKPSIRVSPLLGEIAWRGIAFSHLFSKKKPLITRETTRNAQKNWKYSNEKIVKKPVSNLSPSRIQLLIRVGF; encoded by the coding sequence ATGATCCTCGTTACAGGCGGAACCGGACTCGTCGGTTCACATTTGTTGCTCGAATTGTGCAGAAAAGGGAAGAAAGTCCGGGCTCTACACAGGCCGGGAAGTTCCCATGCACAGGTGGAAAGGGTCTTTTCTTCAGCGCCGGAATTAATGCAACAAATAGAATGGTTTGAAGGCGATATCAATGATGTGTACTCGGTTCTGGAAGCCATTGATGGGGTGGAAGAAGTGTATCATGCAGCCGGACTCATTTCCTTTGTTCCTTCTGATAACAACAGAATGATGAAAGTGAATATCGAAGGCACGGCCAACATGGTGAATATGGCTCTCGAAAAAGGAATCAAAAGATTCTGTCATTTTAGTTCTGTCGCGGCAATTGGTCGTTCTGAAGAAGGATTGGAAATCAACGAAAAAACTGTTTGGAAAACATCATCGCTCAATTCGAATTATGCCATCAGTAAATACGGCGCCGAACGAGAAGTCTGGCGTGCTGTTGAAGAAGGTTTGAACGCTGTGATCGTTAACCCGACAATCATTTTCGGTCCGGGAAACTGGGATTCCGGCAGCGCGAAAATGTTTATGGAAGTATGGAAAGGTTTGCGTTTTTATACAACCGGTTCAACCGGATTTGTCGATGTAAGAGATGTCGCTTCTGCTGCCGTTCGGTTGATGGAAAAAGGAGTAAGTGCTCAACGCTATATTCTCAATTCAGAAAATCTGCCTTACAAGAAAATATTTGAAACCATAGCCGAACAACTCCATAAAAAGAAACCAAGCATTCGCGTAAGTCCTTTGCTTGGTGAAATTGCCTGGCGTGGCATCGCTTTTTCTCATTTGTTTTCAAAAAAGAAACCCCTCATCACCCGCGAAACCACCCGCAACGCGCAAAAAAACTGGAAGTATTCCAACGAGAAAATTGTAAAGAAACCGGTATCCAATTTATCCCCATCGCGGATTCAATTGCTGATACGTGTGGGCTTTTAA
- a CDS encoding DUF4296 domain-containing protein → MKSLFKSLLFCIIIAFFSCSKGEEKIPDDVLTPAEMVPLFVDLQIAQSAVSVFQYSDTIRYNNTELSINILKKRNIPAEKFLKSLKYYSDRPEMMSEIYQDVIDELSKTQSLGGKGL, encoded by the coding sequence ATGAAATCTCTTTTCAAGAGCCTTCTTTTCTGTATCATCATCGCTTTCTTTTCCTGCTCCAAAGGAGAAGAAAAAATTCCCGATGACGTACTCACACCCGCGGAAATGGTTCCCTTGTTTGTGGATCTGCAAATTGCTCAATCGGCAGTATCTGTTTTTCAATACAGTGATACGATTCGTTATAACAACACCGAGCTTTCCATCAATATTTTAAAAAAGAGAAATATCCCCGCTGAAAAATTTCTCAAAAGTCTGAAATACTACAGCGATCGCCCGGAAATGATGTCTGAAATTTATCAGGATGTTATTGATGAGCTGAGTAAAACGCAGAGCCTTGGAGGGAAGGGATTGTAG
- a CDS encoding dihydroorotase, whose product MKSYLLKNARIVNEGKIVDGDLLITNGRIEKIGTNLSSSSAELIDAKGKFLLPGAIDDQVHFREPGLTHKAEIYTESKAAVAGGITSYMEMPNTVPNTLSQDLLEDKYQLAANKSLANFSFFMGTSNDNLDEILRTNPENVCGIKIFMGSSTGNMLVDSATTLEKVFSLSPMLIATHCEDETTIHRNMARIRDLYGDDIPVKMHPEIRSSEACYLSSSFAISLAKQHNTRLHILHISTERELELFRNDIPLSQKRITSEVCIHHLWFDDRDYEKLGTRIKWNPAIKSQSDKEALFKALLDDRLDVIATDHAPHTLAEKNQHYLKCPSGGPLVQHALAAMLEFYHNGKISLETIVRKMSHAVADCFQIRDRGYIREGYWADLVLVDLNYPWTVKPGNILAKCRWSPFEGTTFRSQVSHTFVSGHLAYANGVFDESKKGERLLFNRN is encoded by the coding sequence TTGAAATCCTATTTATTAAAAAACGCCAGAATCGTTAACGAAGGAAAAATCGTTGACGGCGATCTATTGATTACAAACGGAAGAATCGAAAAGATCGGGACAAATCTCAGTTCTTCTTCCGCAGAGTTAATCGATGCAAAGGGAAAATTTCTTTTGCCGGGAGCCATCGATGACCAGGTACATTTCCGGGAACCGGGACTCACACACAAAGCGGAAATTTATACTGAATCGAAAGCTGCTGTTGCCGGAGGTATTACTTCCTATATGGAAATGCCGAATACGGTTCCCAATACGCTTAGTCAGGATTTACTGGAAGATAAATACCAATTGGCTGCGAATAAATCACTGGCAAATTTTTCATTCTTCATGGGTACATCGAACGACAACCTCGATGAAATCCTGAGAACCAATCCGGAGAATGTATGCGGAATAAAAATATTCATGGGTTCTTCAACCGGCAACATGCTTGTGGATTCAGCGACCACTCTGGAGAAAGTCTTTTCGCTTTCTCCAATGCTCATCGCGACACATTGCGAAGATGAAACGACCATACACAGGAACATGGCGCGGATCAGGGATTTGTACGGGGATGATATTCCGGTGAAAATGCATCCTGAAATTCGCAGTTCTGAAGCTTGTTACCTGAGTTCCTCCTTCGCGATTTCTCTGGCGAAACAACACAATACACGATTGCACATCCTGCACATCAGTACAGAAAGAGAACTGGAACTGTTCCGCAACGATATTCCGCTTTCACAAAAAAGAATCACATCGGAAGTTTGTATACATCATCTTTGGTTCGACGACCGAGATTATGAAAAACTTGGCACACGCATCAAATGGAATCCGGCGATTAAATCTCAGTCCGACAAAGAAGCTTTGTTCAAAGCCTTGCTGGATGATCGATTGGATGTCATCGCTACGGATCATGCTCCGCATACACTTGCCGAAAAAAATCAGCACTATCTGAAATGTCCTTCCGGCGGGCCTTTGGTGCAGCATGCACTTGCAGCCATGCTGGAGTTTTATCACAACGGAAAAATTTCGCTTGAAACGATCGTACGGAAAATGAGTCATGCTGTCGCCGACTGTTTTCAGATTCGTGACAGAGGATATATTCGTGAAGGATATTGGGCGGATCTGGTTTTGGTTGATCTGAATTATCCCTGGACCGTAAAACCGGGAAATATTCTTGCCAAATGCAGATGGAGTCCGTTTGAAGGAACAACTTTCAGATCACAGGTGAGTCATACTTTTGTAAGCGGACATCTTGCTTACGCGAATGGAGTGTTTGACGAAAGTAAAAAAGGAGAACGTCTTTTATTTAACCGAAATTAA
- a CDS encoding polyprenol monophosphomannose synthase, whose amino-acid sequence MSDALVIIPTYNEKENAEKMIRKVFSLPHDFHLLIIDDGSPDGTADIVKRLIPEFSGRLFIEERKGKLGLGTAYIHGFKWAIARKYDFIFEMDCDFSHNPDDLIRLYQACKNEGADMSIGSRYIRGANVVNWPLGRVVMSYYASVYVRLVTGIKIKDTTAGFICYTRTVLETIPLDEIRFIGYAFQIEMKFTAWKCGFKITEVPIIFTDRTEGTSKMSKGIFKEAILGVMQMKWKSFFRKYPKSPKS is encoded by the coding sequence GTGAGCGACGCACTCGTAATCATACCAACCTATAACGAAAAGGAAAACGCGGAAAAAATGATCCGTAAAGTTTTCTCGCTTCCGCATGATTTTCATTTGCTGATTATTGATGATGGCTCTCCGGATGGTACTGCGGATATTGTTAAACGATTGATACCGGAATTTTCAGGACGACTCTTTATAGAAGAACGCAAAGGAAAGCTTGGTTTAGGGACAGCCTATATCCATGGATTTAAATGGGCCATCGCGCGCAAATATGATTTCATCTTTGAAATGGATTGTGATTTTTCGCACAATCCTGACGACCTCATCCGATTGTACCAGGCATGCAAAAATGAAGGTGCGGACATGTCCATCGGATCACGATACATCCGTGGTGCCAATGTCGTGAACTGGCCGCTTGGCAGGGTGGTGATGTCGTATTATGCTTCTGTTTACGTAAGGCTGGTCACGGGCATAAAAATCAAGGATACTACAGCGGGATTTATCTGTTACACGCGGACAGTTCTCGAAACCATTCCGCTTGATGAAATCCGTTTCATCGGTTACGCCTTTCAGATTGAAATGAAATTCACTGCCTGGAAATGTGGATTTAAAATTACAGAGGTTCCAATCATTTTTACTGATCGTACCGAAGGTACCAGCAAGATGAGCAAAGGAATTTTTAAAGAAGCGATATTGGGTGTGATGCAAATGAAATGGAAGAGTTTCTTCCGAAAATATCCAAAGTCTCCAAAATCCTGA
- a CDS encoding VOC family protein, with protein MLTAIHPKLPMRNKVSTRDFYIKHLGFEEFGNADYSGYLMLQKDGLQIHFFEFPELNPEENYGQVYIRTNDIDEYYQFLLERKTPIHPQGSLSVKPWGQKEFSVLDPDKNLLTFGQSV; from the coding sequence ATGTTAACAGCGATCCATCCGAAATTGCCCATGAGGAACAAAGTATCAACCCGGGACTTTTATATTAAGCATCTTGGTTTTGAAGAATTCGGTAATGCTGATTATAGCGGCTATCTGATGTTGCAAAAAGACGGTCTGCAAATTCATTTCTTTGAATTCCCGGAACTCAATCCGGAGGAGAACTATGGACAAGTGTATATCAGAACAAATGATATTGACGAATATTATCAATTCCTTTTGGAGAGAAAAACACCAATTCACCCGCAGGGTTCTCTTTCTGTAAAACCATGGGGACAAAAGGAATTTTCTGTTCTTGATCCGGATAAGAATTTGTTAACTTTCGGACAATCTGTATAG
- a CDS encoding T9SS type A sorting domain-containing protein: protein MIISDLYGKIIFERISDAESFKLDIKFLPAGVYLISIDGRYSKKIIKL from the coding sequence ATGATAATTTCAGATTTGTACGGAAAAATAATCTTTGAAAGAATCTCAGATGCTGAATCATTTAAACTGGACATTAAATTTCTACCTGCAGGAGTATATTTAATTTCAATAGATGGAAGATATTCCAAAAAAATTATTAAGCTATGA
- a CDS encoding T9SS type A sorting domain-containing protein, translated as MTTPLNLRVLILLFYGIMLLNVNYVLPQAPVIQWQRSYGGSSFEGMESIIQTIDNGFIACGITESSDGDVTGHYNAEDVWVIKIDSIGQLEWQKCLGGTGPDGAYSIIQLINGDYVITGTSWSTNGDVTGNHGKSDVWVVKLNSTGNIIWQRCFGGTEHEGAYAINSTLDGGLILTGTTDSNNGDVVGNHGYYDVWLIKLDSSGTLEWQKCLGGVPNDEGWAVVQTPDSGYVVGGKTDSNDGDVSGLHGFTDFWLVKVDKVGNFLWQSCYGGQIGQMCRDIKITPSGGFILTGETNSTTGMVTGNHSSNKDIWIVETDSLGQFIRQKCLGGTDQEDSYSILCTSDGGYLVGGYTVSTDGDVTGSHGGWNQDYWIIKLDSTLNIIWEQCYGGSGDEAPYQVIETSDSGIMAAGYSWSIDGDVTGNHGESDVWIIKLVNSTSSIGVTNKEDSFSYYPNPVTDMLHLNNLQENASVRLTTLTGTKIIEFKSEDKICTLDLSSLDPGIYILGVNDRKIKILKY; from the coding sequence ATGACAACTCCTCTGAATTTGAGAGTTCTAATTTTATTATTCTATGGGATAATGCTTTTAAATGTGAATTATGTATTACCTCAGGCTCCGGTAATACAGTGGCAAAGAAGTTACGGCGGATCATCTTTTGAAGGGATGGAATCTATCATTCAAACAATTGACAACGGATTTATTGCATGCGGAATAACTGAGTCAAGTGATGGTGATGTCACAGGTCATTACAATGCAGAAGATGTATGGGTAATAAAAATTGACAGCATTGGTCAATTGGAATGGCAAAAATGTTTAGGTGGGACAGGTCCTGATGGCGCTTACTCCATCATTCAGTTGATCAATGGGGATTATGTAATAACCGGAACATCCTGGTCGACCAATGGGGATGTTACCGGTAACCATGGTAAGAGCGATGTCTGGGTTGTAAAATTAAATTCCACAGGGAATATCATTTGGCAACGGTGTTTTGGTGGCACAGAACACGAAGGAGCGTATGCGATTAATTCAACCTTGGATGGAGGACTGATTTTAACAGGGACTACCGATTCCAATAATGGTGATGTGGTTGGCAACCATGGATATTATGATGTATGGTTAATTAAATTGGACAGTTCTGGAACTTTGGAATGGCAGAAATGTTTAGGTGGAGTTCCAAATGACGAAGGCTGGGCTGTTGTTCAAACTCCCGATAGTGGCTATGTGGTAGGAGGGAAAACCGATTCAAATGACGGAGATGTATCAGGACTTCATGGTTTTACTGATTTCTGGTTGGTGAAAGTCGATAAAGTTGGAAATTTTTTATGGCAATCTTGTTATGGAGGTCAAATTGGTCAAATGTGTAGAGATATAAAAATAACTCCAAGCGGTGGTTTCATACTGACCGGCGAAACTAATTCTACCACAGGAATGGTGACAGGGAATCATAGTTCGAATAAAGACATCTGGATAGTAGAAACGGATAGTCTTGGCCAATTCATACGTCAAAAATGTCTTGGCGGTACGGATCAGGAGGATAGCTACAGCATCTTGTGTACTTCGGATGGCGGATATCTTGTTGGTGGATATACGGTATCAACGGATGGTGATGTCACAGGGAGTCACGGGGGATGGAATCAGGATTATTGGATTATAAAATTAGATAGCACTTTGAACATCATTTGGGAACAATGTTATGGGGGCAGTGGAGATGAAGCACCATATCAAGTTATTGAAACAAGTGACAGCGGAATTATGGCAGCCGGATATTCATGGTCAATCGACGGGGATGTTACTGGAAATCACGGAGAGAGTGATGTTTGGATCATTAAATTAGTTAATTCCACTTCCTCAATTGGTGTGACAAACAAAGAAGATTCATTTTCTTATTATCCTAATCCGGTTACAGATATGCTTCATTTAAATAATTTACAAGAAAATGCTTCAGTCAGATTGACAACTCTCACAGGAACCAAAATAATTGAATTCAAAAGCGAGGACAAAATTTGTACACTGGACCTGTCGAGTTTGGATCCGGGCATTTACATTTTAGGTGTGAATGATCGGAAAATTAAAATTTTGAAATATTAA